A DNA window from Callospermophilus lateralis isolate mCalLat2 chromosome X, mCalLat2.hap1, whole genome shotgun sequence contains the following coding sequences:
- the Kantr gene encoding KDM5C adjacent transcript: MSPFSLLILVICAFSLFFLINLTRGLSILLVFSKNQLLALLLLSIVSLFSISLISALIFFDLLPSTFFGFILLFFF, translated from the coding sequence ATGTCTCCTTTTTCATTGCTAATATTGGTTATTTGTGCCTTCTCACTTTTTTTCTTGATCAATCTCACCAGAGGTTTGTCTATTTTATtagtattttcaaagaaccagcttttggCTTTGTTGCTTCTCTCTATTGTatctttgttttctatttctttaatttctgctCTTATCTTTTTTGATCTCCTTCCTTCCACATTTTTTGGGTTTATTCTGttattctttttctga